One Paraburkholderia agricolaris DNA segment encodes these proteins:
- a CDS encoding sulfurtransferase, giving the protein MPHTHYTTLISAANLAERLAAAPGSVFVIDCRFDLADTEAGEKAYLAGHLPGAHYLNLDRDLSGPKNGTNGRHPLPDRARLVETLESRGLKQGQQVVAYDAQGGMYAARAWWLLRWLGHDAVALLDGGLQAWQAAGHALTQDAPAQNTGDFKAGAPLSVTVDAQTVERNLNTKERVVVDARANDRYRGENETLDRVGGHIPGALNRFFKDNLTADGRYKPAHTLREEFHALLGDTSPEHVVLQCGSGVTACVNALAMEVAGMHGAALYAGSWSEWSSDPKRPVATGPNP; this is encoded by the coding sequence ATGCCGCACACTCACTACACCACCCTCATTTCCGCGGCCAATCTCGCGGAACGGCTGGCCGCCGCGCCAGGCAGCGTGTTCGTCATCGATTGCCGTTTCGATCTGGCCGACACCGAGGCGGGCGAGAAAGCCTATCTGGCCGGACATTTGCCCGGCGCGCATTATCTGAACCTCGATCGCGATCTGTCGGGGCCGAAGAACGGCACCAATGGCCGCCATCCGCTGCCGGATCGCGCACGGCTGGTGGAGACGCTGGAGTCCCGCGGGCTCAAGCAGGGTCAACAGGTGGTCGCATATGACGCGCAGGGCGGCATGTACGCCGCGCGCGCATGGTGGCTGCTGCGCTGGCTTGGCCACGACGCGGTCGCGTTGCTCGACGGTGGCTTGCAAGCCTGGCAGGCCGCCGGCCATGCGCTGACGCAGGATGCGCCGGCGCAGAACACGGGCGACTTCAAAGCCGGCGCACCGCTTTCTGTCACCGTCGACGCGCAGACTGTCGAGCGCAATCTCAACACGAAAGAACGCGTGGTGGTCGATGCGCGCGCGAACGATCGCTATCGCGGCGAGAACGAGACGCTGGATCGCGTCGGTGGCCATATTCCTGGCGCGCTCAACCGGTTCTTCAAGGACAACCTCACCGCCGACGGCCGCTACAAACCGGCCCACACGCTGCGTGAGGAATTCCATGCGTTGCTGGGCGATACGTCGCCGGAACACGTCGTGCTGCAATGCGGCTCGGGCGTGACGGCATGTGTGAACGCGCTCGCCATGGAAGTCGCCGGCATGCACGGCGCGGCGCTGTATGCGGGATCATGGAGCGAGTGGAGTTCTGACCCGAAGCGGCCGGTTGCAACGGGTCCGAATCCTTAA
- a CDS encoding dienelactone hydrolase family protein has protein sequence MLKPEIDSLIPHVPFNRRTFIKAALGTGFAAAVLPVSAQTIHTDSEGLEAGEVAVHSGDTLVPAYRAQPKGKTHLPVIIVVHEIFGVHEHIADVCRRFAKLGYLAIAPNLYERQGDPGVYTSMQQLNEQLVSKVPDDQVMGDLDATVAWAGEHGGDLNRLGVNGFCWGGRIAWLYAEHNPRLKAGVAWYGRVTGQKTAMTPANPLDEVAQLHAPVLGLYGRQDQSIPQDTLEQMKQAIAQGPQAGRGSQFVVYDDAGHAFFADYRPSYKKADAEDGWRRALVWFKQHGVA, from the coding sequence ATGCTGAAACCCGAAATCGACAGCCTGATCCCGCACGTTCCTTTCAATCGGCGTACCTTCATCAAGGCTGCGCTCGGCACTGGTTTCGCCGCTGCTGTGCTGCCGGTGTCGGCGCAAACCATCCATACCGATAGCGAAGGCCTTGAGGCCGGTGAGGTCGCGGTGCATTCAGGCGACACGCTGGTGCCGGCTTATCGCGCGCAGCCAAAGGGCAAGACGCATTTGCCGGTAATCATTGTCGTGCACGAGATTTTCGGCGTGCACGAGCATATCGCCGACGTGTGCCGGCGTTTCGCCAAACTGGGTTACCTGGCGATCGCGCCGAATCTGTACGAGCGGCAGGGTGATCCGGGCGTCTACACGAGCATGCAGCAGCTCAACGAGCAACTGGTCAGCAAGGTGCCGGACGACCAGGTCATGGGCGATCTCGATGCAACCGTCGCGTGGGCGGGTGAACACGGTGGCGATCTGAACCGGCTGGGTGTGAACGGTTTCTGCTGGGGCGGGCGGATTGCGTGGTTATATGCCGAGCACAATCCGCGGCTGAAGGCGGGCGTGGCCTGGTATGGGCGCGTAACGGGCCAGAAAACCGCGATGACTCCGGCCAACCCACTCGATGAAGTGGCGCAGTTGCACGCGCCGGTTCTGGGTTTATACGGCCGCCAGGATCAGAGCATTCCGCAAGACACGCTTGAACAGATGAAGCAGGCCATCGCGCAGGGTCCGCAGGCGGGGCGCGGCTCGCAATTCGTCGTGTACGACGACGCTGGCCACGCGTTTTTCGCAGATTACCGGCCGAGTTATAAGAAGGCTGATGCCGAGGACGGCTGGCGACGTGCGCTGGTGTGGTTCAAGCAGCATGGCGTCGCCTGA